Proteins encoded within one genomic window of Edaphobacter lichenicola:
- a CDS encoding TonB-dependent receptor, which yields MKILCTFSLCFVAAPLVAQVSTGELRLKVTDSTGLGLKATVALSSEANQYFSELTTDADGSAKIKTLAYGVYRLDIEKQGFSPISNTLEIRSAIPVERTLHLSIAPINTVIRVSDTGILLDPNRPSSIMQIGSAEIEDRVASLPGRSVQDLVNSQPGWLYEGNAVLHPRGSEYQTQLVVDGVPLTDNRSPGFGPEIEADDLDSVSIYTAGIPAEYGRKLGGVVELNTRRKAQAGLHGQLVLGGGSYDTLQSFGQLQDTWGKNTLSASASGSGTSHYLNPVVPENFTNNGTTADFALMYERDFTPSDRLTAGVRHELSRFEIPNEFLQELAGQIQNGDNFETIGTVSYQHIFSPNLLTNLVGMVRDNANDLYSNPLSTPIIAFQKNSFRERYFKGAASFHHGIQEFKAGIESDTAFLHENFNYFITDPSQFHDSTPIALPPFIQSRPDLEQGAFVEDLIRLGRWTVSAGIRWDHYQLLLNQNAFSPRFSVGRYLPSFSTVLHFSFDRVFQTPSNENILISSSGYIQSLNPQVLKLPVKPSIGNYYEGGSSTSLAEKLRVDANFYRRDVRKYADDDQLLNTGVSYPIAFDKAVIYGAEGKLSLVRVGKLSGYLSYSYMVGNVWFPVTGGLFLGDDVGAALSQLSGHFPDSQDQRNTVRTRFQYQFTPRIWLATGLLSGAGLPFEFEGEQSDALAQYGPAVVSRLNFERGRVAPSLSIQASLGVDIYKSERINSRFQVDGDNLNNRLNIIDFGGLFSGNAIGPARSFSLRLNTSF from the coding sequence ATGAAGATACTCTGCACATTTTCGCTCTGTTTTGTCGCCGCCCCTCTTGTAGCCCAGGTCAGCACAGGTGAACTTCGTCTCAAGGTCACCGATTCGACCGGACTTGGCCTTAAGGCCACTGTCGCTCTCTCCAGCGAAGCCAACCAATATTTCAGTGAACTCACCACTGACGCCGACGGCTCGGCCAAAATCAAAACTCTGGCGTACGGCGTCTACAGGTTGGACATCGAAAAACAAGGCTTTTCCCCCATCTCAAACACGTTGGAGATAAGGTCTGCGATCCCGGTCGAACGCACTCTCCACCTATCCATCGCTCCAATCAACACCGTCATCCGCGTGAGCGATACGGGCATCCTCCTCGATCCCAATCGACCATCATCCATCATGCAGATCGGTTCTGCGGAGATTGAGGATCGTGTCGCTTCGCTTCCTGGGCGCTCCGTGCAGGACCTTGTCAACTCGCAACCCGGCTGGCTCTATGAAGGAAACGCCGTCCTGCATCCTCGCGGATCGGAGTACCAGACCCAGCTCGTAGTCGATGGCGTTCCTCTTACCGACAACCGCTCCCCAGGATTCGGTCCTGAGATTGAAGCCGATGACCTCGACTCTGTCAGCATCTATACGGCCGGTATTCCCGCCGAGTACGGAAGAAAGTTAGGCGGCGTCGTCGAACTCAACACACGCCGCAAAGCTCAGGCCGGTCTGCACGGCCAACTGGTCCTTGGTGGTGGCAGCTACGACACGCTCCAGTCCTTTGGACAACTGCAGGACACCTGGGGTAAGAATACGTTATCGGCAAGCGCCTCCGGCAGCGGTACGAGTCACTACCTCAACCCAGTGGTACCGGAGAACTTCACCAACAACGGCACTACGGCAGATTTCGCCCTCATGTACGAGCGCGACTTCACGCCTAGCGACCGCCTTACGGCGGGCGTCCGTCACGAGCTCTCGCGTTTCGAGATCCCCAACGAATTCCTGCAGGAACTGGCCGGTCAGATCCAGAACGGCGATAACTTCGAGACCATCGGCACCGTCAGCTACCAGCACATCTTTTCGCCCAACCTGCTGACCAACCTTGTCGGGATGGTCCGCGATAACGCAAACGATCTCTACTCCAATCCGTTGTCGACGCCAATCATCGCATTTCAGAAAAACAGCTTTCGCGAGCGCTACTTCAAGGGGGCGGCCTCGTTTCACCACGGAATTCAGGAGTTCAAGGCCGGCATCGAGTCCGACACGGCCTTCCTCCACGAAAATTTCAACTACTTCATCACCGATCCAAGCCAATTCCACGACAGCACCCCGATCGCGTTACCGCCCTTTATCCAAAGCAGGCCCGACCTTGAACAAGGCGCCTTCGTCGAAGATCTCATTCGCCTTGGAAGATGGACTGTCAGTGCGGGCATTCGTTGGGATCACTACCAGCTACTGCTCAACCAGAACGCCTTCAGCCCACGCTTTTCCGTCGGTCGCTATTTGCCTTCGTTCAGTACCGTCCTGCATTTTTCTTTCGATCGCGTCTTCCAGACGCCCTCTAACGAGAACATCCTTATCTCCAGCTCCGGTTACATCCAGTCCTTAAATCCACAGGTCTTGAAGCTGCCGGTTAAACCGTCTATCGGCAATTACTACGAGGGCGGTTCGAGCACTTCACTCGCGGAGAAGCTGCGGGTCGATGCCAACTTTTACCGTCGGGACGTGCGCAAGTACGCAGACGATGATCAGCTCCTGAATACCGGCGTCAGTTACCCTATCGCCTTCGATAAAGCTGTTATCTACGGAGCGGAAGGCAAACTCAGTTTGGTGCGCGTGGGCAAGCTCAGCGGCTACCTCAGCTACTCGTACATGGTCGGCAACGTCTGGTTTCCGGTCACTGGCGGGCTCTTCCTCGGCGACGACGTTGGCGCCGCTCTCAGCCAACTGAGCGGCCATTTCCCAGATTCGCAGGATCAACGCAACACCGTCCGGACGCGCTTCCAATATCAATTTACGCCGCGCATCTGGTTGGCCACGGGACTTCTCTCGGGTGCTGGCCTTCCCTTCGAGTTTGAAGGCGAGCAGTCTGATGCCCTCGCTCAGTACGGGCCCGCCGTGGTTAGCCGGCTCAACTTCGAGCGTGGCCGTGTCGCCCCCTCTTTGTCCATCCAAGCCTCTCTCGGAGTAGATATTTACAAAAGCGAAAGAATCAATTCACGCTTTCAGGTCGACGGTGACAATCTGAACAACCGTCTCAACATCATCGACTTCGGCGGTCTCTTCTCCGGCAATGCCATTGGGCCTGCACGAAGCTTCTCCCTTCGCCTTAACACCAGCTTTTAG
- a CDS encoding MBL fold metallo-hydrolase, which produces MNIWFLIDASPDFREQLNRIFEIHPDPARGLRNTPVEDVIRTSADLDHVPVCYVREFTPVRIYVSGAAAAFCI; this is translated from the coding sequence GTGAATATCTGGTTTCTGATTGACGCATCGCCGGATTTTCGGGAGCAATTAAATCGCATATTCGAAATCCACCCCGATCCCGCCAGGGGATTGCGCAACACACCTGTAGAAGATGTCATTCGTACCAGCGCAGATCTTGACCATGTCCCGGTTTGCTATGTGCGTGAATTTACTCCTGTCCGCATCTACGTATCCGGAGCAGCCGCAGCATTCTGCATTTGA
- the pqqA gene encoding pyrroloquinoline quinone precursor peptide PqqA, whose amino-acid sequence MIPTRCDSNSCASIYVATLIARISGIDYTHLSNTHSPLEVIMQPSSWTTPEFEEISLNCEINSYAPVEL is encoded by the coding sequence ATGATTCCAACTCGCTGCGACAGCAACTCATGTGCCTCGATCTATGTGGCGACGCTGATTGCTCGGATTTCCGGGATCGACTACACTCACCTAAGCAATACCCACTCCCCGCTAGAGGTAATCATGCAACCATCATCCTGGACCACACCCGAGTTCGAAGAAATCTCCCTCAACTGCGAAATCAACTCCTACGCGCCGGTCGAACTGTAA
- a CDS encoding malectin domain-containing carbohydrate-binding protein, producing MKRASLVLLMLLSLGVGAALAGPCPAQFPTSRGDGTVAGVAVAGGTQYYFKDALLNGFDCFEQLSSWFPSYITSSNAMNPAKETVDMAYTTEGTATFSNVVVPTAGTYTLTMRYAFATGLFPGVLNRPEGILVNGIVMTSDLNFPVTGDFDTFSTVSIAVPLNAGQNTVQVFNVATQSVSRLDSMTVTAGGSNSCSVLPLAPGGLSVAEDSNNAIALTWNASAAPSGCTVGYYNVFRGATSGFIPSVANQIATVVSGTKYEDTTGMCQTPYYYVVQAVDLAGLSVTSTQASASISQCPTVSSAQINAGGPAVAPFISDVDFAGGSILSHKNVIDLSGVTNAAPMTVYQDARQGNFTYTLAGFVPGSSHTVRLHFAETYFSTVGSRTFNISINGTQVMTNFDIFAAAGAKNKAVIQELTANADSNGTFVVTFTSVVNSSLLSAIEIN from the coding sequence ATGAAAAGAGCATCTCTTGTCTTATTAATGTTGTTGTCTCTGGGAGTAGGTGCGGCGTTGGCTGGACCCTGTCCTGCGCAGTTCCCAACATCGCGCGGCGACGGCACAGTCGCTGGTGTAGCCGTTGCGGGCGGAACGCAGTATTACTTCAAAGATGCTCTGCTCAATGGCTTCGATTGCTTCGAGCAGTTGAGCTCCTGGTTTCCTTCCTATATCACCTCATCGAACGCGATGAATCCTGCCAAAGAGACCGTCGATATGGCTTATACGACGGAAGGCACGGCGACCTTCTCGAACGTGGTGGTACCGACCGCCGGCACCTACACTTTGACGATGCGCTATGCATTCGCCACCGGCCTTTTCCCAGGAGTTTTGAATAGGCCAGAGGGCATCCTGGTAAACGGCATCGTCATGACTTCCGACCTGAACTTCCCGGTCACCGGTGACTTCGATACCTTTAGTACTGTAAGCATTGCGGTCCCCTTGAATGCAGGCCAGAACACCGTTCAAGTCTTTAACGTGGCCACTCAAAGTGTCTCGCGCCTTGACTCGATGACCGTCACCGCGGGCGGAAGCAATAGTTGCAGCGTCCTGCCTCTGGCGCCGGGCGGACTTAGCGTGGCGGAAGACTCCAACAATGCCATTGCACTGACCTGGAACGCCAGCGCGGCTCCCTCCGGCTGCACGGTTGGATATTACAATGTGTTCCGCGGTGCCACGTCAGGGTTCATCCCATCGGTCGCCAACCAGATCGCAACCGTAGTGTCCGGAACGAAATATGAAGATACGACGGGAATGTGTCAGACGCCTTACTACTATGTCGTGCAGGCGGTAGATTTGGCGGGGCTATCGGTTACGTCAACCCAGGCCAGCGCCTCAATCAGCCAATGTCCGACGGTAAGCAGCGCCCAGATCAACGCAGGCGGTCCGGCAGTCGCTCCCTTTATTTCGGACGTAGACTTTGCAGGCGGTTCGATTCTTAGCCACAAGAACGTCATCGATCTCAGTGGTGTTACGAACGCTGCGCCGATGACCGTGTATCAGGACGCCCGCCAGGGGAACTTTACCTACACGCTTGCTGGCTTTGTCCCTGGATCGAGCCATACGGTGAGGCTGCATTTTGCCGAAACCTACTTCTCCACTGTCGGCTCCCGCACCTTCAATATCAGCATCAATGGAACGCAGGTGATGACAAATTTTGACATCTTCGCCGCGGCGGGCGCCAAGAACAAGGCAGTGATACAGGAGCTCACGGCAAACGCGGACTCCAACGGCACTTTCGTAGTTACGTTCACCTCGGTCGTCAACAGCTCTCTGTTGAGCGCGATCGAAATTAACTAG
- a CDS encoding thaumatin family protein, translating to MTLPHAALIVLCAFGGMAIAQTRQFVITNNCAETVWVAGAGNPIPVFNGSSGGMELPAGATVTTSLPTPWVGGRFWGRRQCNFDANGKGSCQTGDCGGLQCQHAGAGNTSLAEFTLTGSATGADNYDISLVDGFDFPLSVQLNDPNPTHSINAACQVDLRSSCPAGQQMLNSAGQVVGCKSLCSKFGTANYCCAGPYASPQACNNVNWDTNYRGAVLKQSCPSVYGYAFDDPSSDFNVVPLPSSGYQITFCPAKTVPNSDPATVPTFTITSQQPNQTVTPGGSVAYNLNVTASSTFTGTVKLSAAHLPGNCTWTTVGKVSCSNKGSSASFSASSVSLPPGATVPVILTVNTTTTPAPMLSTGNIEVIGQSGALENVWEGSLTVANPTAPDYVFSITPTSAQTVLPGTSVVYTVTATPVNGFTGVVSMSTSGFPATSKAPTLPQFTFTGDPTPQSATITIATSASATKRAYFPLFTSFSANSLHDAQVALTVSSTVPSPDFTVSVTPAMSALQAGNSASFTLATTPENGFSSTVALSASSLPVGVTATFTPDSISGAATSSLTLATSASTLPGTYTIPVTATSGPLSHTTNIPLTVNAAGVQFTDLDIGDPGTAGTFSANGGTFTVGGSGSDIFGTADQFNYAYQSATGDFTVIAHVAAQTDTDVWAKSGVMIRSTTADNAAFAAVFATPGHGVAMVVRAADGGGTTDLGQAQQNVPVWVKLQRSGNTFSGYASPDGVSWTLISTRDVGMTGSVTAGLAVTSKRESTLNISTFDGVTIR from the coding sequence ATGACACTGCCCCATGCGGCACTGATCGTCCTTTGTGCATTCGGCGGCATGGCCATTGCCCAAACCCGTCAATTCGTCATCACGAACAACTGTGCCGAAACCGTATGGGTCGCTGGTGCAGGCAATCCCATCCCTGTCTTCAACGGCTCGTCAGGAGGTATGGAGCTTCCTGCCGGCGCGACCGTCACTACGTCACTGCCGACTCCTTGGGTCGGTGGCCGCTTTTGGGGACGTCGTCAGTGCAACTTTGACGCCAACGGAAAGGGCTCCTGCCAGACGGGCGACTGCGGCGGTCTTCAATGCCAGCACGCTGGAGCGGGCAACACAAGCCTCGCCGAGTTCACCCTTACCGGCTCCGCGACTGGAGCAGACAACTACGACATCAGCCTGGTCGATGGCTTTGACTTTCCCCTTTCCGTTCAACTCAACGATCCCAACCCTACCCATTCGATCAACGCTGCGTGCCAGGTGGATCTGCGCAGCTCCTGCCCTGCTGGCCAGCAGATGCTCAATAGTGCTGGACAGGTCGTCGGGTGCAAGAGTCTCTGCAGCAAGTTTGGAACGGCGAACTACTGCTGCGCGGGACCCTATGCCTCGCCGCAGGCCTGCAACAATGTGAATTGGGATACAAACTACCGCGGAGCCGTGCTCAAACAGTCCTGTCCCTCGGTGTACGGTTATGCCTTTGACGACCCATCCAGCGACTTCAATGTAGTTCCTTTGCCCTCTTCGGGCTATCAGATCACGTTCTGTCCTGCGAAGACTGTTCCCAACTCAGATCCTGCGACTGTTCCTACCTTTACCATCACTTCCCAGCAACCGAACCAGACTGTAACGCCCGGTGGCTCCGTCGCGTATAACCTGAATGTAACTGCAAGCAGTACATTTACTGGCACCGTCAAGCTCTCCGCCGCGCATCTGCCGGGTAACTGCACCTGGACCACAGTGGGCAAGGTGTCCTGCAGCAACAAGGGATCCTCTGCCTCTTTCAGCGCGTCAAGCGTCAGTTTGCCACCGGGAGCAACCGTCCCCGTCATCCTGACTGTCAATACAACGACGACTCCAGCTCCGATGTTGAGCACAGGAAATATCGAGGTCATTGGCCAGAGTGGCGCGCTCGAAAACGTCTGGGAGGGTTCGTTGACGGTTGCCAATCCCACAGCTCCCGACTATGTCTTTAGCATTACGCCAACATCTGCGCAGACCGTTCTGCCCGGAACGTCGGTGGTCTACACTGTCACGGCCACTCCAGTGAACGGCTTCACCGGCGTCGTCTCGATGAGCACCTCCGGTTTTCCTGCGACCTCCAAAGCACCCACGTTGCCACAGTTCACTTTTACCGGTGATCCTACACCGCAGTCGGCGACTATCACGATCGCCACCTCTGCCTCTGCCACAAAGCGAGCCTACTTTCCTTTATTCACCAGCTTTAGCGCAAATAGCCTCCACGACGCTCAGGTCGCTCTAACAGTCTCATCCACAGTCCCCAGCCCGGATTTCACCGTCTCTGTGACTCCTGCAATGAGCGCGCTTCAAGCGGGGAACAGCGCGTCCTTCACGCTTGCAACAACACCCGAGAACGGCTTTAGCTCTACGGTCGCTCTCAGTGCTTCCAGCCTGCCAGTTGGGGTGACGGCGACGTTTACGCCTGACTCGATTTCCGGAGCGGCAACCTCATCGCTAACGCTCGCCACCAGCGCCTCGACGTTGCCCGGAACCTATACTATTCCGGTCACCGCAACCTCTGGCCCGCTGAGCCATACCACGAACATCCCTCTCACGGTCAACGCGGCCGGCGTCCAGTTCACCGATCTGGACATCGGCGATCCGGGAACCGCTGGCACCTTCAGCGCAAACGGAGGCACCTTCACGGTAGGCGGCAGCGGCAGCGACATCTTCGGCACCGCCGACCAGTTCAACTACGCCTACCAGTCGGCAACCGGCGACTTCACCGTCATCGCGCACGTTGCTGCTCAGACCGATACAGACGTGTGGGCCAAGTCAGGCGTCATGATTCGCTCTACCACTGCAGACAATGCAGCCTTCGCCGCGGTCTTTGCTACCCCAGGGCACGGTGTCGCCATGGTCGTTCGCGCGGCCGATGGAGGAGGCACCACAGACCTGGGACAAGCACAACAAAACGTCCCTGTGTGGGTCAAACTCCAGCGCTCGGGTAATACGTTCTCTGGCTATGCGTCACCGGATGGTGTCAGTTGGACGCTCATCTCTACCAGGGATGTCGGTATGACCGGATCTGTCACCGCCGGGCTCGCCGTCACCTCGAAACGGGAGTCAACACTCAATATCTCAACCTTCGATGGCGTCACCATTCGATAG
- a CDS encoding PP2C family protein-serine/threonine phosphatase, which translates to MNDQRSRKADAQQRGLQSNHLTVPMMELRMEVAALSDVGYRRLNNEDSFGYDSKTNIFVVCDGMGGLAAGEIASYKAVELTLKTYNELSNQEMEIEDRLRSAIASANETVWNMAQQNHKLRGMGTTLVAASILRNRLVLGNVGDSRAYFLRDGDCVQITEDHSYVAEQMRRGRTIISDEASQRLRQFITRAVGVLPSVEPDFFVLDLEPDDIILLTTDGLTRYADANKLAHHIYMYSNLEEICRGLIAIAHEGGAEDNVTCMLLRFS; encoded by the coding sequence ATGAACGATCAGCGGAGTAGAAAGGCAGATGCGCAACAGCGTGGCCTTCAGTCGAATCATTTAACCGTGCCAATGATGGAATTACGAATGGAAGTGGCGGCACTCTCAGATGTGGGCTACAGGCGATTGAACAATGAAGATAGCTTCGGATACGACTCAAAGACAAATATCTTTGTGGTTTGTGATGGGATGGGAGGGTTGGCAGCCGGCGAAATTGCAAGTTATAAAGCGGTGGAGCTCACACTCAAAACCTATAACGAGCTAAGCAATCAGGAAATGGAGATCGAAGACCGACTCCGTTCCGCTATCGCCAGCGCCAACGAGACAGTGTGGAACATGGCCCAACAAAACCACAAGCTCCGAGGTATGGGAACTACCCTAGTCGCGGCATCCATACTCCGAAATAGGCTTGTTCTTGGTAATGTTGGCGATAGCCGCGCGTACTTCCTCAGAGATGGCGACTGTGTACAAATCACGGAAGACCACTCTTACGTGGCAGAACAGATGCGCCGCGGACGGACGATCATAAGCGATGAAGCATCTCAGCGACTACGGCAATTCATCACACGGGCGGTGGGAGTGCTTCCGAGCGTAGAGCCTGACTTCTTCGTTCTCGATCTGGAACCAGACGATATAATCCTGCTCACAACTGACGGTCTGACCCGTTATGCCGATGCAAACAAGCTCGCGCACCATATATATATGTACTCAAACCTGGAAGAAATCTGTCGTGGACTGATCGCGATAGCCCACGAAGGCGGGGCGGAAGACAACGTGACCTGTATGCTGCTGCGCTTCTCTTGA
- a CDS encoding DUF4112 domain-containing protein: MPFTAKPEVLSPRLKRGGKAFDDENLDLLSHVLDDFIRIPGTSIRFGLDGIVGFIPGIGDLIGGIASCIIIIAAWVRGVSYATVARMVANVAIEVVVGSIPVLGDMFDIAWRANRRNYALLVGSVDEPRKHTLQSWLFLGVLCLVLAGLVILPLLLLTWVFDGLFHALFGTSSHGMFRTL; this comes from the coding sequence ATGCCGTTTACCGCGAAGCCCGAGGTCCTGTCCCCTCGCCTGAAACGTGGTGGAAAAGCCTTTGATGACGAGAATCTGGATCTGCTTTCGCATGTTTTAGACGATTTCATCAGAATTCCCGGCACCTCGATCCGCTTCGGTCTGGACGGGATTGTGGGCTTCATTCCCGGCATCGGAGATTTGATCGGCGGGATCGCCTCTTGCATCATCATCATCGCGGCGTGGGTGCGTGGTGTATCGTATGCCACCGTGGCGCGCATGGTGGCCAACGTTGCGATCGAGGTTGTGGTGGGCTCGATCCCGGTTCTCGGCGATATGTTCGACATCGCGTGGCGTGCGAATCGACGGAACTACGCTCTTCTAGTCGGCAGCGTAGATGAGCCGCGCAAACATACGCTGCAGAGCTGGCTCTTTCTTGGAGTGCTCTGTCTTGTGTTGGCTGGGCTGGTCATTCTGCCGCTTCTTTTGCTCACGTGGGTCTTTGACGGTCTCTTCCACGCGCTCTTCGGTACAAGTAGCCACGGCATGTTTCGAACACTGTGA
- a CDS encoding DUF72 domain-containing protein: protein MPRVPKVSSTPVPAAAPKSLARLYAGTSGWAYPTWKPEFYPAGTPAKKFLEFYASQLTSVEVNYTFRALPTAKILESWLASTPPEFRFSFKAPQRITHLKRLRNCEELVAQFVAALEPVRQAGKLGLLLFQLPPNFKADAELLSTFLFLSALRENSAPPIAFEFRHESWFDEKIYAVLREHNAAVCIAESDDLLTPEVHTAQDYTCYRLRRSSGYSPIELDAFAQRFATLAQQRDVYVYFKHEDEPTGALNATQFLARIQALAEKQ from the coding sequence TTGCCCCGCGTTCCTAAAGTTTCCTCAACGCCCGTCCCGGCCGCCGCTCCAAAGTCCTTGGCGCGCCTCTACGCCGGGACATCAGGTTGGGCCTACCCCACCTGGAAGCCGGAGTTCTATCCTGCGGGCACGCCGGCAAAAAAGTTTCTAGAGTTCTACGCCTCACAACTCACCTCGGTAGAGGTCAACTACACCTTCCGTGCCCTGCCGACGGCGAAGATACTCGAGAGTTGGCTCGCTTCGACCCCTCCAGAGTTTCGCTTCAGCTTCAAGGCGCCACAACGCATCACCCACCTCAAGCGACTGCGCAACTGTGAAGAACTTGTCGCTCAGTTTGTGGCAGCCCTTGAACCAGTTCGTCAGGCGGGCAAACTTGGCCTTCTGCTCTTCCAGCTTCCCCCTAACTTCAAGGCTGACGCCGAACTTCTCAGCACCTTCCTTTTTCTCTCCGCCCTTCGCGAAAACAGCGCCCCGCCGATCGCCTTTGAATTCCGCCACGAGTCCTGGTTCGACGAGAAGATCTATGCGGTCTTGCGCGAACACAACGCAGCGGTCTGCATCGCCGAGAGCGACGACCTGCTAACGCCAGAGGTCCACACCGCGCAGGACTACACCTGCTACCGGCTGCGGCGAAGCAGCGGCTATTCGCCAATTGAGCTTGACGCCTTCGCGCAACGTTTCGCAACTCTCGCCCAGCAGCGCGATGTCTATGTCTACTTCAAGCACGAGGACGAGCCAACCGGAGCACTCAACGCCACGCAATTTCTTGCCCGCATCCAGGCGCTGGCGGAGAAGCAATGA
- a CDS encoding YheT family hydrolase, which produces MMPTAEIESVESHAVEFQPRRFIINGHLQTIMGNYLPRLNSLPAPEATLVEVSPATPSQIASQVLCHCHWQPEDVRSSRPTAILVHGLEGSSNSQYVIGNSNKLWRAGCNIIRMNMRNCGGTEALTPTLYHSGLSNDVLAVMNFFVAQYGLRSMSLIGYSMGGNLVLKLAGELGSAAPPQLHSVIGVSPALDLGPSADALHRPYNRVYELKFLRALLSRYRRKVALFPHVYDPNLATGIGSLRELDDRITAFYSGFTGAEDYYYRAAAARVIDKIVVPTLILHALDDPFVRITDESCSRLDANLNIQLITTHHGGHCAFLAQPDADTGYDGYWAEHTLLRFLLANA; this is translated from the coding sequence ATGATGCCGACAGCGGAGATCGAGAGCGTCGAAAGCCACGCCGTAGAGTTTCAACCTCGGCGTTTCATCATCAACGGACATCTGCAGACGATCATGGGCAACTACCTGCCGCGACTCAACAGTCTGCCCGCGCCTGAGGCAACGCTCGTCGAGGTTTCGCCAGCCACACCCAGCCAGATCGCAAGCCAGGTTCTCTGCCACTGTCACTGGCAGCCCGAGGACGTTCGCTCCTCCCGCCCAACAGCCATCCTCGTCCACGGGCTGGAAGGCTCCTCCAACTCACAGTATGTCATCGGCAACTCGAACAAGCTCTGGCGAGCCGGATGCAACATCATCCGCATGAATATGCGTAACTGCGGAGGCACCGAGGCGCTCACGCCGACGCTCTATCACTCGGGTCTCTCCAACGACGTACTCGCCGTAATGAACTTCTTCGTAGCACAATACGGGCTGCGGTCGATGTCCTTGATCGGCTATTCGATGGGCGGAAATCTCGTCCTCAAGCTTGCCGGCGAGCTTGGCTCTGCTGCTCCACCACAGCTGCACTCCGTCATCGGCGTATCGCCCGCGCTCGATCTTGGCCCATCAGCTGACGCTCTGCATCGCCCGTACAATCGGGTCTACGAGCTGAAGTTCCTGCGCGCTCTCCTAAGCCGCTATCGCCGCAAGGTCGCGCTGTTTCCTCATGTCTACGATCCCAATCTCGCCACTGGAATAGGTTCTCTGCGCGAGTTGGACGACCGCATCACCGCCTTCTATTCAGGGTTCACCGGAGCGGAAGACTATTACTACCGCGCCGCTGCCGCCCGCGTCATCGACAAGATCGTCGTGCCGACACTCATCCTTCATGCGCTGGACGATCCCTTCGTCCGCATCACCGATGAGAGTTGCAGCAGACTCGATGCGAATCTGAATATCCAGCTGATCACGACCCATCACGGCGGCCACTGCGCCTTTCTTGCGCAGCCCGACGCCGACACCGGCTACGATGGCTACTGGGCCGAGCACACCCTGCTGCGCTTCCTGCTCGCCAACGCATAA